ATTTGGCAGTCTTCCTCTCCTAATACGCAAACCAtacaacatttatttttgttgctagTTTAAGGCCTAGACTTTCAGTGCAGCCGCCTCTGGCAGTAGTAGTACAGAATTAGCATTCACTGAGAATAGAAATGCATGTTCTTAGGTCCTGGCAATCTTTTAAGGCTTTCCAGAGTAATTCAGATGTATGGTGCATTTTGAGATGGCCTCCTTAGAGAGCAGAATTCTTGCTTGGCCTGAGTGGCTTTGCTCTTTTTTTGTAAGAAGGTAGAGTTTATCtgatgtttttagtgcttttcctcATGCCAGCTCCTGAGTATAGAGTTCATTCTCTTCAGATGCCAGCTGTTCACCTTGTCTCATTCAGAcagcttttggtttgttttatttccagACAGCTTTTGAAATGCAGTTTTCTTCATGATGTTCACAGGAGGTGAAAAtgtcctttttacttttttttttttaatagcctaAAATGAATGTCTGCTCTGTAAATACATAttgaaaatttagttttatttgtaCTCTTACCTCCTAGTATAGACTTAAGCGTGAATTTTACTTTCAGTTTTGTGTATTTGTTGCCTGTCAGATTTAGATAATCAAATATTAGAGAATAtgagatttttgtatttttaactgtGAAAATGAATTAGTGAATATTTGATTCCCTGGCACATTCAATcacatattatcttatttaacacACTGTTGACAATACACAATATTCAATAATATTGAATATTCATTCAATAATAAATGCTAATCTTTCTAGTTATGTTCTGgaaatgagttttatttatttatatatttatttattttatttatttattttttggaaatgaGTTTTAAATTCCTTCTTTATTCCAGATCCCTTTAAGATGCACCATGATGACGGCCTAGAAGATCTGCTCTTTCTCCCCAGTGGAACAACCAATACTTCAGCATTTGTAGAACAAAATGATTCCCTAAAAGACAGTTATGGTATGATTTCTCTAACTGGATTTATTTCTTAACTGCAAACAATTAATGTGGGCCTTTCATTCATCACATTTGAAGTGAACCACTAGGGAACCACTCCGACTGTCGCAAGACTGTTtctaaattgggcttccctgatggctcagtaaataaagaatctgcctgcagtgcgggagatccaggtccaatccctgggtcaggaagatccactggagaaggaaatggcaacccactccagtattcttgccaggaaaattccacgggcagagttTTAGTCATAGAGAATTCACAGTTGGGCTGCTCAGGGGCTGCTCACCTCCTCTTATGGGAGAATCTTGAATCCTGTATCCTAGGGCCAGGTTCTGCCTCCACATTTTATTAGCTCATGGCCTTATTAAGCAAGTTATGTCCTCCCTAAAGTTTGATTTCTTTATAAAATGGAGCCACCATTAGTTCTTACCTTAAAGATATGgtgatgattaaataaaattatgtaaaagtATACCACGTAGTGTTTGGTACATAGTAAAACGTTAAACAGATCTTAGTTATCAATTAGTAGTATCCTCATTCCTGGTTTTATATAGCTTAACATGGTCCTGTAGGGCAGGCAAAACTTTACTTCTACTCATCTTTGGTGTTCAGTTGAGTTTAAGAAAAAGATTTAtccaaaaaaaggcaaataatttgttcttccctggtggctcagatggtaaagaatacgtctgcaatgcgggagagctgagttcaatccctgggttgggaagatcccctggaggagggcatggcaacccactccagtattcttgcctggagaatccccaaggacagacaAGCATGCAGCATACATCACTTGGGAAGAAAGCAACTCAAGGTGGTAGCTTAGAAATTCAGTTTGTGTAACATCCTCAAGAAAGAGTAATAAATTTACAGAGAAATGACAGGAAAAATGAAGCAGTTTTACACTTCAAAGAGTCATATCCTGGGAGCGTAAATATGTGGGAGGAAACAAATGGAGTGAGGTTTGTTGGCAGATTCCTCTGGTGCCGTCTCTGGCCTGATAAGCATCTCTTGCCAGTGAAAGGAAAATTTATATCCTGCCTTTAGTCAGAAAGGTGGTAGCTTTTTCTGGGTTTGCTGTTTGCTTggttgccttcagctcaaaatttTTATGTCAAAGTGGCGTGTCTGGGGGTGACATGTTCTGGTTTCCTTCAGTACCCATCATCAGTAAGTCCCACTTCAAATTATGTttacaattttgttttttgtaaagaTCCTGACTAGTAGTAATATGTCTCACTTGTGCTTTCCTGTGGCCTGGTGATCTCGTGGAAGAAGGATGTTAAATAAATTGACTTTGATGCTGTTGTCTAATCTCCTGAGTTGATTTTGGCTTTGActcctggttttttgttttttcccagctCACTGGCTAGGGAGTCACTtagttgcagtgacttctctctttACAGcatctttattctcttcttttattctctctctgcTTTATCCCAATGAATGCCCCTATCACTTCATACATAGAGTATCTCAGTAGTCACCTGTCAGAATCCTGctcccttttaaaattatttctgaatataCCTGACCACTCTGACTTCTTGTTCTTTATTCATATCTCACTTTCATGATTAATACCTTAAGACAGCACCCCCCTgtcctttggggtttttttgctcTTGATTTATCTGGTTTTCCAGCTCCTTCTTCTGTTGTTTGTTCTAATCTTGTTTTACCTCTCTGGTTTACAAGACCTGTTTAAATCAGATTAATCTCATAGTCCCAGAAGCATTCATGTGCTTTTGGCATCTTCATCCTTTGCTTTGCTCAGTGCTCAATTTCCATTCCTGAAATtgacttctttctcctctcttcttacTCTTATTTCTCCTCTGAAACCTTCTGTGTCTGTTCTGGTCTTCTTCATGGTTGTTTGTAAACTCTAATAACATTTAGTCCATACAACACAGTTTTCCTTGTTTGACATATGTGTCTCTTGCCTCTCTATTATAATCCTGATGGCAAGGACCCAGTGATATTAAATCCCATGTGGTATTATGTCTGGCAGAGGACAGCATACTTTAAATGATACTTTAAATCTGTCTAGTTCTTAATAATTTACAAATCATTTTCACAAAATTGTAATTTTTGAATCTTTGCACAACACTGTAGAAGGTGGCCAGTCAATGTTGTTTAATGGTGTGACACCCTAACAATAGCCAAACCTGACAAACATCagcaatttttacttttaaactttCTTGCTTTGTTTCTCATTGTTCCTTTTGACCTATGTCTTTATGGCAGTATATAAACTGATTTTAaatatcaaatgtattttttcctcaaCGTTGACTGAGTTTCAAAAATGGATTTCTGTTTTACTATTAGGTATGTTACCCTGCGACACATTTGCTTCTGCAGCTGTTGTTCCTCAGGGGTGGTCTGCGGAAGCCCCAAACCCTGCACACTTGGAATCCTTCATTTCCCCCGAGGCCGTTTCACAGCCTCTGCAGCCCACAGCAGGTACATTATTAGACTCCTTTGCACTTAATAGTTACAGTATCAGTAATCATCATATAGTTTTTAGCCTTCTGCTTGCAGTATTGATAAAATTTTCACAACTGTCACagatgtttttaaacttttgaactttttgaacttttaaatgcttttaaagtaCTGATTTCACAGCTGGAGGAATTAAGTTGTAGTTGAAATACAATTAGGGTTAGAGGACAAAGACAGTCTGTAATTCAGTGCCAATTTAGAGCTCTGAGGTAGGGGGTTTCTTGATGTCCACATGTTCCCTTTCTGCCACTAATTGTGTACCTGTGTTGGTGTGTGTTTtttgggttttgggtttttttgacctgtgtttttttttctctcctttgcctttcctccTCCACTATATGTTCTGccaatatttttcattcttctcaatATTGAAACTGTTGAAGAGTAGCAACAAATGCATTAACTTGACAACTTTTTAGTTATGTTTAGGACGTTGTGGTCAAAAAAGCCAGATCTCTCATGCTCTAAAAAAGTAAGTTTTGAGTTAAGAGCTATGAGCAGGCAATGATGGATCCTAAGTGTCCAACTAAGTGTCCAACTTGCTTCCATTAGAGCCAGCTGAGAAAATAGAAATGACATCAGGAGAAGAGAGAGTGCCAGCAGAAGCATTGGAGATGATGATGAAACTGCAGGCTACTGACATGGTGCCATCTCGAGAAGCAGAGGTGGTCCTGGCTAAAGATGTGGTGCCAGCCACAGAGACAGAGGTGGCGTTGGCTAAAGACATGGAATTACCTACCAAACCAGATGAGGCACTGCTCAAGGACGTGGAATCATCCATCGAATCAGATATGGCCTTAGTCAAGGATGTGGTACTACCCGTACAAACAGAGGAAACTGCACTTAAGGATGTTGTATTGCCCACAGAAGCAGATGTGTCTTTGGACGAGGACATGTTACTGTCCACAGAAACAGAGGTATCCGCAGCCCAGGACGTGCCACTGTTCAAAGAAACAGAGAGCACACCACCTATTACAGTGGATTTGGCCCCAGCTGAGGGCACGGTCCCACCTACAGACCAAGAGATGGCCCCAGTCAAGGGTGTAGCATCACTCTCAGAGATAGAGGCGCCCCTGGATGAGGACATTGTGTCATCCACAGAAATACCCTCAGCCAAAGAGATAGCCCTGTCCTCAGAAACAGAGGTGGCCCTGATCAGGGAAATGAGACCACCCCCAGAAACAGAGGCAGTTCTAGACAAGGACATGGCTGCACCTCCAGAAACAGAAGTCATCATGCCAGTCAAAGACATGGCTCCACCCCCAGGAATAGAGACGACCCTGGCCAAGGACGTGGCTCCATGTCAAGAAATAGAGGTGACCCTGGGCAAGGATACAGTTTCACCTCCAGAAACAGAGATGGCCCTGGGCAGGAATGTGTCTCTGCCCCCAGAAACAGAGGTAACCCTGGCAAAGGATGTTGCTCAGCCCCCTGAAACGGAGATGAACCTGGCCAACAATGCGGCTCTGGCCAGATTCTCAGAAGCAGAGGTGGTACCAGTTCCTGTTAAGGACGAGGAAACTGCACGGACCCAGGAAGCAACAAGTGAGGATTCCCAGTTAAAATCTCTCCAGGATGAGGGGCAGTCAGCTGTACCTCCTCTCATGGCTTCACCAGGTATGGGCTTATGTTAATTGCAACATTTCTGTCCGTGTAGTCTCCAGAAGGGTAACGGACAAGCGTCATGCTAGGTAAAATGAAGACAGCCCCACTGTACTTTGCAAGTCTACACACATTCCTGCTCCCCTAGACAGTTTTTTCTCACCTTCACCCTCCTCCAGctgccagccccttctccatCCTTGTTCTCGCTCATCTTCCTGTTTTCCTTGTAGATAATTGAAGATTGAAGTAATTAAAGAGAACTTTCACAAAATTCCACTTGCTCATGTATCTTACTACCTGTTTCTTTATCTTAGACTCTGCCTTCCCTCTTGTTGCCATCAGCAAATGGTCGTTGCTCCTAGTCATCAGGGCCAGCACCTTTGTCTTAAACTAAACCCCACCTTGTCTCCTTATGCACATTGCTCTGGccattctctctcttcctgcctctcACCAATTTCCGCCActccccccgcccaccccacTTTATATTGAATCTTTCCCACCAACATAAAAACAGTTGTTATTTTTCCCTTGTgtaaaaaaccaacaacaaaaaaaaccaaccatCCCACTCCCCCTCGCCCTCCCCCTTCAAACTAccactccagttctcttctgCCCTCATAGGAGCATCCCTCATTCCTGAAAAACTGTTCCCATTTCCAGTTTCTGCCAGGTGGAGAGGTAGCTGAATCAGTGCTTTTCTGAAatctttgtggttttgactttTACCTTTAGAAGCAGTCATGGCCATGGGCCAAAAGCACAGCTTGCCAACAGATGAGGATTCTGTGTTAGAAGAACTAGAGCAAAAGAAACCATCCAGTCAAACTTCTGAGCTTCCTTCAGAGACTTCAGGTAAGTCAGGAAACAAAGTGGCCTCTTTGAAACCACTTAAACTGGGAAAGATGGGAAGGTGTTAGAAGACATTGTTCCTGGTTATAAGGTGGTAGTCATCAGAACCACTTACGAAGCCATCTCTCTTTCTTAACCAGATTTTGTGTTGATTAGGCAGAGTCATCTTGttagatattttaaagttatcaTTGCATCAACCTAAGACAGCCATTTCTGTTCTATCCTGTGTCGCCTTAGGCAGGTTATTTAGTTTCCTTATATCCAGTTAACTCAGTTCTAAGACGAATGAATTGGTCACATGTTCTGTTACTCCTTGTTAGTTACAGTTCGCTCCGTGGCTCAACAGCTTCAGCCATTACCTaggagcttattagaaatgcaggaTTGTCGGCTCCTCCTCAGGCCTTCAGTCATAACATGCATTTTAACAAGTTTCCAGATAATTCTTAAATACATTAAAGGAGCCTAAAATACTTGCTAATTTGAAAGTTGGATTATTCAGTGAGCTTCACACGGTTTTGATGCTAAGCCAGAAGCATGTACACGTGATTATCAACTTTATCAACTTAGTGATTCTTTGTCTActattctgtgactgtggttAGAACATGCACTTGGGGGCAGGGTCCAAGACTTAGTTCACTTGGAATCTCTACTGCTTTGAACACTGTCTAGCACCAAGTAAATAAGtatatgacttttaaaatgttgttttagtGATTCAGCATATCATTAAAGATTTTGCAAGTCCTTGTGTACATGTCATGCTAAGACATAAGTTCCCAGGCATGAACTCTGAAATCAAAGATTTATATAACAATTGAATTAAATAGTATAAGAGATAGCACCAAATAGCTGCTGATTAATACCCAAGTTAAATGTTATAAATGCTGTGAGTTGCTAAAGCCTAGCAATTTTCAAGAAAAACAATAATTGGCCTGAGCTATATTTAGTAAATGTTAGGATTTGGAGGACATTGGAGGGATAAAGACAAGAACAAAAGTCACTATTTAAGTATTTTCGTATTCTTTGAAGTCATTCATTGCATCAGACTTGGCAAGAGCGGTCCTAGTCTGCTCTCACGGAGTCTCTTTCCAGGATCTTGGATCCATACTGCATTCATTGACTAAGAGGCCAGAGGTGGTACTAACTGACTTCCTGAAACTTTGCCAAGGATGCTCACCTTAATGGTTCTAATTCATCACCCTATTTTCCTTATGTATATATCTCTGTCTTTTGGGAAGTACCTTTAGCAACAGAACATTGAAATTTAACACATTTGTCCTTCAAAGTAGGAGGCTATGGTTCTGAAATAGTGTGGCTATTTCTCTGGCCAAAATACTAGTtcagtatcttttctttttcttctttttttcctttttttttttttttttcttaaagtagtATAGTTCTGTTCTTCTGGTCTGTTTCCCAAGTAATTGGTATAATATTGATAAGTAGTGTAATTTTGGTGACAGGCTATTAGAATTGTAAAATCATATGTATTTCATTCAGTCAATTAATGGGACCGAAAGAGGAGCTTACCATTGTTATTATCTTGTGAATTATGCAcctgttaaaaataattacacaTAAGCATCAGTTGAGATTTATAGGTATTTAGGTGCATATTATACAGTTCAGAAGATCTCTGAATTTCTTTTCTCAAGTTtcaattattttgtaaatctgttttggaggaaaaaaaatctttacctgaGATGATGATATTGGATCTTTGTTAGATATTTGTTAATTCCAGTTAAGAGTGAGAAATGTTTTGGAAAAAACTGTTTTCCTAAATGAATCAGTTTGTGGGTTGGTGAAAATGTCACTGTTTAAATGTCagtaaatggatttttaaaaaaagaaacaataaccaGGGATTTTCTGTTTGGAATTTTAGCCAGCTTCATGTATTGCAGGTACCCCTCCCACACAAGCCAAACCAGCGTGCAGACCCAGTGACCGCAGGTCCACCCGGCCCACCCGGCCCAGGCCTGCCAGGGTCCCTCCTGAGCTGCTGGGGGGCTCTTCTCCACGGAAGACTCTTGATCCTGGGCTGGGCCCCTGCCCTTTGTCAGAGCTGGGTTGGGTTTCTGGTTCGTCTTCCTGTGGTGAGCCTGGGAACCAGAGGAAAACTATTCATGGTGACTTCCTTGAACCCCAGAGAGATCttggcagggaggcctgggataTAGAAAGCTCACCAAtgatgatgaagaaaaaaaagaagaaaccaaagCAGAAGAGGTATTCTCAACCCCGGGCTGGGGGCCCTTGGGATGATGACAATGGAGACGAGCCTAAAGGTTATTCCTTTGCCACTGACTCACAAAAGTCAGTTGTGCCCCCCAGCCAGCCCACCACTGGGGGCACAGAACATGGACTAGCCTCCAGAGAAGACTCGAAACGGGGATGTGAAACTGATTCCAGAGAAGCCAAACTGGTAGCTGAGAGCTTTGTCTCAGACAGTCTAAGTATTCCTTCACGTCCTTTGGAAGAAATCCCGAAAACTACGGTAAATTCTCAGCCCAAACAGAGAGTTGAGGCACAGGTGAACGGTAACAAGTCCGCACCACAGGGTCAGGACAAGAAATTGCTGCAAGATGAGTGCAAACTGCAGCCTGCACCCCACCTCCAGACTCCTGTGGATGAAAGCCAGACAGTCAGCTCCCTCAGTCAGAAAGGACTCCTGACAGAAGTTTCTTCATACAAAGTAGAAATTCCTTTGGAGGTCAGACCCAAAGAGGGTTGCTCTCCCATCATGAACCAAGAGGCTGTGGATGGAGTTtcaaaacccagtgcagccaaagaactGCCTACTTCCATATCCACTTTGACGGCAGGTGATCCATTAGGAAGCAGTCTAAAAGAAGGGaatgatgaaagtaaaatgacTGAATTGCAGAATGACAAACAGAAAGAGTTTTCTGAAGGAGCTGAAGAGGTTAAAGAACTAAAAAAGGAAAGTGTTCCCAAGCAAAGACATGAGAACAGCATCTCTGCTTCTGAGCAGCTGCAGGACACAGTGTTAGCTCAGGCCCCTGGACTAGGGAATGAACCGTTTAAGAGAATGGCAGGTGATGGCAAAAGCAGGAAGGGAAGGACAAGTTCTGGGAAGGTGAGAGCAAGTTCTGGGAAGGTGAGAGCAAAGTCTGAGCCACCGTTCCTTGCAGACAGCCAGGACAGCAGAGCTGTCTTTGTGCCAAGTGGGAGGATGGCTACTGGGGATAAAAGCGAGGAGCTGGGGCTGGATTTTTCAAAGCAGCCAGGGACTGTGACTCAGCTCACTGAAGCAATGGTGATGGGGGAACCTAAGGAGATGACAAACCCTAGGGTGGCAGGCACCTTGCAGGCATTAATTCCTTTGGGAAGCGGGTCAGGCATGATTCAGGCTTCCAATGCTAGAGCAGAAAGAGACGCTGTAGCCACAGACATGGCAGTCGGCAGCCAGAGCAAGGAGGAAAAGTGTCCTTGGATGGGTCATGAGGCAGTTCCTTGGATTTTTGAAAAGCCTAAAAAAAGAGGCAGTGAAGGCAAAaccaaaaagtataaaaataattattccacACAGCCTGCTAgaatggagaggaaggaagaaatccTTAACCCACCTTTTGTAAGGAAGGTTGGGGTTACTGATAGTACTCCCCatcaaaacaaggaaaaagaacCTACTGTCCCTTTGTTGTCACGTACATCAGATACACCCACAGTGGAAGTAGTTGACCAAAAGGGTAGAAATGTTGAGGTTAATTCTTTTGAACTTGGGGCTCTTGGCGGAAATAAAACAAGCACAGGCAAGGATTCTCCTATTACTGGACTGGCAACCAAGATGACAGACGTGAGTTGCCAAGACCAAGTCCAGGGGGCAGGATTCgttccctcagtcctgtctgaggaGAATGAGACAGATGTGGCCAAGGGGCACACTGCACTGGCTGACGAACCTAACAAAAGGAGCAATGATGGAAAAAGCACAAAGACTAAAAATAGTTTCCCTGAGAAGCACACTCTGGAGAATAAGATAGATGCAACAAAAATACATGTTCCCATGGAAACCATAGGGGACCAC
This genomic stretch from Muntiacus reevesi chromosome 4, mMunRee1.1, whole genome shotgun sequence harbors:
- the MAP4 gene encoding microtubule-associated protein 4 isoform X2, with translation MADLSLADALTEPSPEIEEEIKRDFIATLEAEAFDDVVGETVGKTDYIPLLDVDEKTGNSESKKKPCSDTSQVEGTPSSQATVLANGDHGIERNDVTGFPTEFLDEKVAYQGFQNSQNWPENTNFCFEPEHVVNPIQTDPFKMHHDDGLEDLLFLPSGTTNTSAFVEQNDSLKDSYGMLPCDTFASAAVVPQGWSAEAPNPAHLESFISPEAVSQPLQPTAEPAEKIEMTSGEERVPAEALEMMMKLQATDMVPSREAEVVLAKDVVPATETEVALAKDMELPTKPDEALLKDVESSIESDMALVKDVVLPVQTEETALKDVVLPTEADVSLDEDMLLSTETEVSAAQDVPLFKETESTPPITVDLAPAEGTVPPTDQEMAPVKGVASLSEIEAPLDEDIVSSTEIPSAKEIALSSETEVALIREMRPPPETEAVLDKDMAAPPETEVIMPVKDMAPPPGIETTLAKDVAPCQEIEVTLGKDTVSPPETEMALGRNVSLPPETEVTLAKDVAQPPETEMNLANNAALARFSEAEVVPVPVKDEETARTQEATSEDSQLKSLQDEGQSAVPPLMASPEAVMAMGQKHSLPTDEDSVLEELEQKKPSSQTSELPSETSGTPPTQAKPACRPSDRRSTRPTRPRPARVPPELLGGSSPRKTLDPGLGPCPLSELGWVSGSSSCGEPGNQRKTIHGDFLEPQRDLGREAWDIESSPMMMKKKKKKPKQKRYSQPRAGGPWDDDNGDEPKGYSFATDSQKSVVPPSQPTTGGTEHGLASREDSKRGCETDSREAKLVAESFVSDSLSIPSRPLEEIPKTTVNSQPKQRVEAQVNGNKSAPQGQDKKLLQDECKLQPAPHLQTPVDESQTVSSLSQKGLLTEVSSYKVEIPLEVRPKEGCSPIMNQEAVDGVSKPSAAKELPTSISTLTAGDPLGSSLKEGNDESKMTELQNDKQKEFSEGAEEVKELKKESVPKQRHENSISASEQLQDTVLAQAPGLGNEPFKRMAGDGKSRKGRTSSGKVRASSGKVRAKSEPPFLADSQDSRAVFVPSGRMATGDKSEELGLDFSKQPGTVTQLTEAMVMGEPKEMTNPRVAGTLQALIPLGSGSGMIQASNARAERDAVATDMAVGSQSKEEKCPWMGHEAVPWIFEKPKKRGSEGKTKKYKNNYSTQPARMERKEEILNPPFVRKVGVTDSTPHQNKEKEPTVPLLSRTSDTPTVEVVDQKGRNVEVNSFELGALGGNKTSTGKDSPITGLATKMTDVSCQDQVQGAGFVPSVLSEENETDVAKGHTALADEPNKRSNDGKSTKTKNSFPEKHTLENKIDATKIHVPMETIGDHRIEGMGYVDENSNITFTCPRTPPGLMNKSVPLEAQESAACTKPPTSTSQVVKKGDSFPGTLTESKQETGPAQIPRLLDVDSYSKDGVPKEERPKGPSAFMPSMSIGGVAVETLNNHSNCLQNKGELAGAMKNEAGRDGGHMIEDSESTPSGASKHSVEKTADPAGGHLLSGVPINEPSLAGEVRHLEACADRSNFPTCPVNRESEQGSAPVSIPCLLGDKAQKPSSYEDQSTEGRDSKGPGNLNKEVDMTLSPPESEKDKKDKLEEISLDSDIREMAYVSLAPPELQSDVLDGKIEVTSSAMIDELVITASEAPQLPESKGKILEAAKKMTEKSESKALGEGKKEDKSRAAEPMKGYMRPTKSRGLTPLLPKSTIQERERSKQLKSSGIAKPEEGQPAGSVSGNDITAPPNKELPPSPEKKTKPLATTQPAKTSTSKAKTQPTSLPKQTAPTTFGGSNKKPMSLASGSVPAAPPKRPAAATARPSTLPSKDAKPKPVAEAKIPEKRVSPSKPVSAPAVKPGSKSTQAVPKAPAVATLASPGSSSRNLSTPLPKRPAAVKTEGKPAEIKKMATKSAPADLSRPKSTTTSSVKKSTAVPGTAPPAGAPSRVKPTATPPRPSGTPPADKKPTAAKPSSSAPRLGRVATNASAPDLKNVRSKVGSTENIKHQPGGGRAKVEKKTEAAAPARKPEPNAVTKAAGPIGNAQKPPTGKVQIVSKKVSYSHIQSKCGSKDNIKHVPGGGNVQIQNKKVDISKVSSKCGSKANIKHKPGGGDVKIESQKLNFKEKAQAKVGSLDNVGHLPAGGAVKTEGGGSEAPPCPGPPAGEELAVPEAAPEAGAPTSASGLSGHTTLAGGGDQREAQTLDSQIQETN
- the MAP4 gene encoding microtubule-associated protein 4 isoform X1, which encodes MADLSLADALTEPSPEIEEEIKRDFIATLEAEAFDDVVGETVGKTDYIPLLDVDEKTGNSESKKKPCSDTSQVEGTPSSQATVLANGDHGIERNDVTGFPTEFLDEKVAYQGFQNSQNWPENTNFCFEPEHVVNPIQTDPFKMHHDDGLEDLLFLPSGTTNTSAFVEQNDSLKDSYGMLPCDTFASAAVVPQGWSAEAPNPAHLESFISPEAVSQPLQPTAEPAEKIEMTSGEERVPAEALEMMMKLQATDMVPSREAEVVLAKDVVPATETEVALAKDMELPTKPDEALLKDVESSIESDMALVKDVVLPVQTEETALKDVVLPTEADVSLDEDMLLSTETEVSAAQDVPLFKETESTPPITVDLAPAEGTVPPTDQEMAPVKGVASLSEIEAPLDEDIVSSTEIPSAKEIALSSETEVALIREMRPPPETEAVLDKDMAAPPETEVIMPVKDMAPPPGIETTLAKDVAPCQEIEVTLGKDTVSPPETEMALGRNVSLPPETEVTLAKDVAQPPETEMNLANNAALARFSEAEVVPVPVKDEETARTQEATSEDSQLKSLQDEGQSAVPPLMASPEAVMAMGQKHSLPTDEDSVLEELEQKKPSSQTSELPSETSGTPPTQAKPACRPSDRRSTRPTRPRPARVPPELLGGSSPRKTLDPGLGPCPLSELGWVSGSSSCGEPGNQRKTIHGDFLEPQRDLGREAWDIESSPMMMKKKKKKPKQKRYSQPRAGGPWDDDNGDEPKGYSFATDSQKSVVPPSQPTTGGTEHGLASREDSKRGCETDSREAKLVAESFVSDSLSIPSRPLEEIPKTTVNSQPKQRVEAQVNGNKSAPQGQDKKLLQDECKLQPAPHLQTPVDESQTVSSLSQKGLLTEVSSYKVEIPLEVRPKEGCSPIMNQEAVDGVSKPSAAKELPTSISTLTAGDPLGSSLKEGNDESKMTELQNDKQKEFSEGAEEVKELKKESVPKQRHENSISASEQLQDTVLAQAPGLGNEPFKRMAGDGKSRKGRTSSGKVRASSGKVRAKSEPPFLADSQDSRAVFVPSGRMATGDKSEELGLDFSKQPGTVTQLTEAMVMGEPKEMTNPRVAGTLQALIPLGSGSGMIQASNARAERDAVATDMAVGSQSKEEKCPWMGHEAVPWIFEKPKKRGSEGKTKKYKNNYSTQPARMERKEEILNPPFVRKVGVTDSTPHQNKEKEPTVPLLSRTSDTPTVEVVDQKGRNVEVNSFELGALGGNKTSTGKDSPITGLATKMTDVSCQDQVQGAGFVPSVLSEENETDVAKGHTALADEPNKRSNDGKSTKTKNSFPEKHTLENKIDATKIHVPMETIGDHRIEGMGYVDENSNITFTCPRTPPGLMNKSVPLEAQESAACTKPPTSTSQVVKKGDSFPGTLTESKQETGPAQIPRLLDVDSYSKDGVPKEERPKGPSAFMPSMSIGGVAVETLNNHSNCLQNKGELAGAMKNEAGRDGGHMIEDSESTPSGASKHSVEKTADPAGGHLLSGVPINEPSLAGEVRHLEACADRSNFPTCPVNRESEQGSAPVSIPCLLGDKAQKPSSYEDQSTEGRDSKGPGNLNKEVDMTLSPPESEKDKKDKLEEISLDSDIREMAYVSLAPPELQSDVLDGKIEVTSSAMIDELVITASEAPQLPESKGKILEAAKKMTEKSESKALGEGKKEDKSRAAEPMKGYMRPTKSRGLTPLLPKSTIQERERSKQLKSSGIAKPEEGQPAGSVSGNDITAPPNKELPPSPEKKTKPLATTQPAKTSTSKAKTQPTSLPKQTAPTTFGGSNKKPMSLASGSVPAAPPKRPAAATARPSTLPSKDAKPKPVAEAKIPEKRVSPSKPVSAPAVKPGSKSTQAVPKAPAVATLASPGSSSRNLSTPLPKRPAAVKTEGKPAEIKKMATKSAPADLSRPKSTTTSSVKKSTAVPGTAPPAGAPSRVKPTATPPRPSGTPPADKKPTAAKPSSSAPRLGRVATNASAPDLKNVRSKVGSTENIKHQPGGGRAKVEKKTEAAAPARKPEPNAVTKAAGPIGNAQKPPTGKVQIVSKKVSYSHIQSKCGSKDNIKHVPGGGNVQIQNKKVDISKVSSKCGSKANIKHKPGGGDVKIESQKLNFKEKAQAKVGSLDNVGHLPAGGAVKTEGGGSEAPPCPGPPAGEELAVPEAAPEAGAPTSASGLSGHTTLAGGGDQREAQTLDSQIQETSI